A DNA window from Microcystis aeruginosa NIES-843 contains the following coding sequences:
- a CDS encoding acyltransferase, with product MFNLNHKLYLLISKFLEEQQKIEKLQKLAESATFDSSVKFYGNCVNHQNDKSLIKIGENRVILGELAIFAYGGKIEIGKDCYMGEGTRIRSANSIKIGNEVIIADDVSIYDTDAHSLNYVLRQKEFMEVLILNNLIKDAKDVDIQSAPVVIEDHVWIGFNVAILKGVTIEKGAIIGAGSVVTQDVEPFTVVAGNPAKIIKRL from the coding sequence ATGTTTAACTTAAACCATAAATTATATTTATTAATTTCCAAATTCTTAGAAGAACAACAAAAAATCGAAAAACTCCAAAAACTGGCTGAAAGTGCAACGTTCGATAGTTCCGTAAAATTTTACGGAAATTGTGTAAATCATCAGAATGATAAAAGTTTAATTAAAATTGGAGAAAATAGAGTAATTCTCGGAGAATTAGCTATATTTGCTTATGGCGGAAAAATAGAAATCGGTAAAGATTGTTATATGGGTGAAGGAACTCGAATTAGATCAGCAAATTCTATCAAAATTGGCAATGAAGTTATAATTGCCGATGATGTCAGTATTTATGATACCGATGCTCATTCATTAAATTATGTTTTAAGACAGAAAGAATTTATGGAAGTACTCATTTTGAATAATCTGATTAAGGATGCTAAGGATGTTGATATACAATCTGCACCAGTGGTGATAGAAGATCATGTTTGGATTGGATTTAATGTTGCGATTCTTAAAGGGGTTACGATTGAGAAAGGAGCAATTATTGGAGCAGGTTCGGTGGTGACACAAGATGTAGAACCTTTTACTGTTGTTGCTGGTAATCCTGCCAAAATTATCAAACGATTATGA
- a CDS encoding non-ribosomal peptide synthetase encodes MSKMNDNSQDKQKLLKLLLQKKGIGLKTNTIPTRNPSQLVPLSFSQERLWFLYQLEAQGYTYNMPFRFQIEGNLDIDIFRKALETIKQRHEVLQTCFQEVDEIPRQIINPKIHLNFTLLDLQSLSSAEQTQELERLTEQEIYTPFDLTKAPLMRTFLVKLKADSYLLFLSLHHSIFDGWSMKVLLEELSSLYQAFLQKQSNPLPDLPIQYGDFAVWQRQQLQGDKLTQEVNYWKQKLTGIPPLLEIPTDHPRPPIQTFKGNNCTFKISPELSQNLKNISQTSTATLNMTLLTAFNILLYRYSSQEDIVIGIPSGNRQFPEIEPLIGCFINTLPIRTQFKENLSFKALLNQVKQVVLEAYEHQDLPLEKVVEAVNPQRNISYSPLFQVMFSWEDMLHINHFSMADLKLTPVTMNALIAQFDLTLAMQETTEGLVGSFDYNCALFNQDTIERMITHFKTLLEGIAINPEQSIELLPILPLSEQKLLAQWNQTNIAENPKVCIHELFEHQVLKNPNGIAIEWCREKITYQDLNHRANQLAHYLQSKGVKVESLVGICLEQSVSIIISFLAIIKTGAAYLVLAPNYPQERLNYILNDAQVSVLITQNTLVNLFRDHQAEVVCLDTEENLIVSQSQNNLVNPIQPNNLAYIIYTSGSTGTPKGVMIEHQSLVNHSLGIIKVYDLTNRDRILQFASFTFDVAAEEIYPTFLTGATLVMRPALMFPSLADFTQFIQQKCLTVINLPATYWHEWVLDLSQTLITLPETLRLVITGSEEVLPERLILWQKILSNSQREDITWLNAYGPTEATITSTVFNPNFIHKIAQIHSVAIGKPITNTQVYICDRYLQQVPIGIPGELLIGGLGLAKGYLNRDDLTREKFITHAFNSSEYQRFYKTGDLARYLPDGNIEFLGRIDNQVKIRGFRIEIGEIEAVLTEYPDVRATAVIVREDQTNNKQLVAYIVPKYPSIDPAKLRSFLKQKLPDYMIPAFFVQLQELPLMSSGKIDRNALPAPTESQYQKTMITPRTATEKIVAEIWQDVLGLKQISIFDNFFDLGGHSLKAAQVISRLREQLAINIPLNYLFSEPTVAGLSSNLDLNLSDTIESDQIPDWQVEIALDPTIQPPNILTFFPQKPADILLTGATGFLGIHLLAELLDKTEANIHCLIRDKSLEQAQAKIYQKLKTFQLWDEQKSSRIIPVIGDLSQKRLGMCEPDFLELANQIDVIYHNGAWVNAIYPYSILKPTNVLGTAEILRLACLIKTKPVHFVSTISVFSPSYAQGNLIQESDPLGINHGLNAGYTQSKWVAEKLIMEAGKRGLPMTIFRASRIIGHSKTGICNREDLFCRMIKGCIQLGMIPDFGDSTEDLTPVDYVSGAIIHLASQESSLGKAFHLLNSHPTLNRDLFDCVREMGYPLQLVSFEKWRSHLTEQCKINTDNALSPVLDNFSDENLSAGYPPQFDDQNTMMGLKGTAFNFPPIDQKLLKTYFEYFTKSGFLTK; translated from the coding sequence ATGTCAAAAATGAACGATAATTCTCAAGACAAACAAAAATTACTGAAGCTATTACTACAAAAAAAAGGAATCGGTTTAAAAACGAATACAATACCGACTAGAAATCCGTCTCAACTTGTACCGCTTTCTTTTTCCCAAGAACGACTTTGGTTTTTGTACCAATTAGAAGCTCAAGGCTATACCTATAATATGCCGTTTCGCTTTCAAATTGAAGGCAATTTAGATATTGATATCTTTAGAAAAGCTTTGGAAACTATTAAGCAACGTCATGAAGTGTTGCAGACCTGTTTTCAAGAAGTTGACGAAATTCCCAGACAAATTATTAACCCTAAAATTCATTTAAATTTTACCTTGCTGGATTTACAGTCTTTATCTTCTGCGGAACAAACCCAAGAATTAGAGCGATTAACCGAACAAGAAATTTATACTCCCTTTGACTTAACCAAAGCTCCCTTAATGCGGACTTTTTTGGTTAAATTAAAAGCTGATTCTTATCTTTTGTTTTTGAGTTTACACCATTCTATTTTTGATGGCTGGTCAATGAAAGTTTTACTCGAAGAACTTTCTAGTTTATATCAAGCTTTTTTACAAAAACAATCTAATCCTTTACCCGATTTGCCTATTCAATATGGTGATTTTGCCGTTTGGCAAAGACAACAGTTACAAGGAGATAAACTCACCCAGGAAGTTAATTATTGGAAACAAAAATTAACGGGAATTCCACCCTTATTGGAAATTCCCACTGATCATCCTCGTCCTCCCATACAAACGTTTAAAGGCAATAATTGTACATTTAAAATAAGTCCAGAATTAAGCCAAAACCTGAAAAATATTAGCCAAACGTCAACCGCTACTTTGAATATGACGCTGTTAACGGCTTTTAATATTTTATTATATCGTTATAGCAGTCAAGAAGATATTGTGATTGGAATTCCTAGTGGAAATCGACAATTTCCTGAAATTGAACCCTTAATTGGTTGCTTTATTAATACCTTACCCATTCGGACTCAGTTTAAAGAAAATCTCTCGTTTAAAGCTTTATTAAATCAAGTCAAACAAGTAGTTTTAGAAGCTTATGAACACCAAGATTTACCCTTAGAGAAGGTGGTAGAAGCGGTAAATCCTCAACGAAACATAAGTTATAGTCCTTTATTCCAAGTGATGTTTTCTTGGGAAGATATGCTGCACATTAATCATTTTTCGATGGCGGATTTAAAATTAACTCCCGTCACGATGAATGCTTTAATTGCTCAATTTGATTTAACCTTAGCCATGCAAGAAACGACTGAGGGTTTAGTTGGATCGTTTGATTATAATTGCGCGTTGTTTAATCAAGACACAATTGAGCGCATGATTACCCACTTTAAAACTTTATTAGAAGGAATTGCCATTAATCCTGAACAATCGATTGAATTATTACCTATTTTACCTTTATCAGAACAAAAGTTATTAGCTCAATGGAATCAGACTAATATTGCTGAAAATCCAAAGGTTTGTATTCATGAATTATTTGAACATCAAGTTTTAAAAAATCCAAATGGGATCGCAATAGAATGGTGCAGGGAAAAAATCACCTATCAAGACTTAAATCATCGTGCCAATCAATTAGCTCATTATCTCCAATCTAAGGGGGTTAAAGTTGAATCGTTAGTGGGAATTTGTTTAGAACAATCTGTATCTATTATTATCAGTTTTTTGGCAATTATTAAAACCGGTGCTGCTTATCTTGTTCTAGCTCCCAATTATCCCCAAGAGCGTTTAAACTATATCTTAAATGATGCTCAAGTCTCGGTATTAATTACTCAAAATACCTTGGTTAATTTATTCCGTGATCATCAAGCAGAAGTGGTTTGTCTGGATACTGAAGAAAACTTAATTGTTAGTCAAAGCCAAAACAATTTAGTTAACCCTATTCAGCCAAATAATTTAGCTTATATTATTTATACCTCTGGTTCAACAGGCACTCCTAAAGGGGTTATGATTGAACATCAAAGTTTAGTTAATCATAGTTTAGGAATCATTAAAGTCTATGATTTAACAAATCGTGATCGAATTTTACAATTTGCTTCTTTTACCTTTGATGTAGCTGCTGAAGAAATTTATCCAACTTTTTTAACGGGTGCAACTTTAGTTATGCGTCCTGCATTAATGTTCCCTTCTTTAGCTGATTTTACTCAATTTATTCAGCAAAAGTGTTTAACAGTCATTAATCTTCCGGCTACTTATTGGCATGAATGGGTATTAGATTTATCTCAAACTTTAATAACCTTACCTGAAACCCTACGCTTAGTGATTACAGGAAGTGAAGAAGTATTACCAGAGCGATTAATATTATGGCAAAAAATACTATCAAATAGTCAACGAGAAGATATCACTTGGTTGAATGCTTATGGTCCGACAGAAGCGACGATAACCAGCACAGTTTTTAATCCCAATTTCATTCATAAAATTGCTCAAATTCATTCTGTTGCCATTGGTAAACCGATTACAAATACACAGGTTTATATTTGTGATCGCTATTTGCAACAAGTCCCCATTGGAATACCAGGAGAACTGTTAATTGGAGGTTTAGGTTTGGCCAAAGGTTATCTCAATCGCGATGATTTAACCCGTGAAAAATTTATTACTCATGCTTTTAATTCATCAGAATATCAACGTTTCTATAAAACTGGAGATTTAGCTCGTTATTTACCCGATGGAAATATAGAGTTTTTAGGACGCATTGATAATCAAGTTAAAATTCGAGGGTTTCGTATTGAAATTGGCGAAATTGAAGCCGTATTAACTGAATACCCAGATGTCCGAGCGACGGCGGTAATTGTTCGAGAAGATCAAACAAATAATAAACAATTAGTGGCTTATATTGTGCCAAAATATCCATCCATTGATCCTGCAAAATTGCGGAGTTTTCTTAAACAGAAATTACCAGATTATATGATTCCAGCTTTCTTTGTACAGCTTCAAGAATTGCCCTTAATGAGCAGTGGGAAAATTGATCGTAACGCTTTACCCGCACCCACCGAAAGTCAGTATCAAAAAACGATGATTACACCCCGAACAGCTACGGAAAAAATTGTTGCTGAGATTTGGCAAGATGTTTTAGGGTTAAAGCAAATTAGTATTTTCGATAATTTCTTTGACTTAGGTGGTCATTCTTTAAAAGCTGCCCAAGTGATTTCTCGACTGCGAGAACAATTAGCTATTAATATTCCTTTAAACTATCTTTTTTCAGAACCGACGGTAGCAGGATTATCCTCTAATTTAGACTTGAATTTATCTGATACAATTGAGAGTGATCAAATCCCAGATTGGCAAGTCGAAATTGCCCTAGATCCCACCATTCAACCGCCGAATATTCTGACTTTCTTTCCTCAGAAACCTGCTGATATTTTGCTAACAGGAGCTACGGGGTTTCTCGGAATTCATTTATTAGCTGAATTGTTGGACAAAACAGAAGCTAATATTCATTGTTTAATTCGAGACAAAAGTTTAGAACAAGCTCAAGCGAAAATTTACCAGAAATTAAAAACCTTTCAATTATGGGATGAACAGAAAAGCTCTCGTATTATTCCTGTTATTGGTGATTTATCCCAAAAACGTTTAGGAATGTGTGAACCTGATTTTCTGGAATTAGCCAATCAAATTGATGTGATTTATCATAATGGAGCTTGGGTTAATGCAATTTATCCCTATTCAATACTGAAACCCACTAATGTTTTAGGAACAGCAGAAATCTTGAGATTAGCCTGCTTAATTAAAACCAAACCTGTCCATTTTGTCTCGACGATTTCTGTTTTTTCCCCCAGTTATGCTCAAGGAAACTTAATTCAAGAATCTGATCCCCTGGGTATAAATCATGGACTCAATGCCGGTTATACTCAAAGTAAATGGGTCGCTGAAAAATTAATCATGGAAGCTGGAAAACGGGGACTTCCGATGACAATTTTCAGAGCATCTCGAATTATTGGACATAGTAAAACTGGAATTTGTAATAGAGAAGATTTGTTTTGTCGTATGATTAAAGGCTGTATTCAATTAGGAATGATTCCTGATTTTGGCGATAGTACAGAAGACCTCACTCCTGTGGATTATGTGAGTGGTGCAATTATACATTTAGCCAGTCAAGAAAGCTCTTTAGGGAAAGCATTTCATTTGTTGAATTCTCACCCAACCTTAAATCGTGACTTATTTGATTGTGTTCGGGAAATGGGTTATCCGTTGCAGTTGGTTTCTTTTGAAAAATGGCGATCACATTTAACAGAACAATGTAAAATTAATACAGATAATGCTTTATCTCCGGTGTTAGATAATTTTTCAGATGAAAATTTATCCGCAGGTTATCCCCCCCAGTTTGATGATCAAAATACGATGATGGGGTTAAAGGGTACAGCGTTTAATTTTCCCCCGATTGATCAAAAATTGTTAAAAACTTATTTTGAATATTTTACTAAAAGTGGGTTTTTAACAAAATAA
- a CDS encoding SDR family NAD(P)-dependent oxidoreductase — translation MTNHLFDLTGKVAIITGAARGIGRVLAQGLAQAGAKVVIGDINQVGAEQTVQLIQEAGGEAMAIETDVRQRQACQNLINQAVAHYGQLDIMVCNAGVEILKNTDELEEFEWDQVINVDLKGYFNCAQLATKQMIKQGTAGSIIMNSSICAFVAVPKSSGAYSAAKGGVNQLVKSLAVELASHKIRVNAFAPGYMNNMMEGTEGLRSTSDEMDELYTRIPMKRTGDLEELIGPVVFLASEASSYVTGAILMVDGGYTAI, via the coding sequence ATGACAAATCATCTCTTTGATTTAACAGGTAAAGTTGCAATTATCACGGGTGCTGCCCGAGGAATTGGTCGGGTATTAGCCCAAGGATTAGCACAAGCTGGAGCTAAGGTGGTAATTGGTGATATTAATCAAGTCGGTGCTGAACAAACGGTTCAACTGATTCAAGAAGCAGGAGGCGAAGCCATGGCAATTGAGACCGATGTTCGTCAACGTCAAGCTTGTCAGAATTTAATTAACCAGGCGGTTGCTCATTATGGTCAACTCGATATTATGGTCTGTAATGCAGGAGTTGAAATTCTCAAAAACACTGATGAATTAGAGGAATTTGAATGGGATCAGGTTATTAATGTTGACTTAAAAGGTTATTTTAATTGCGCTCAACTCGCAACCAAACAAATGATCAAACAAGGAACAGCAGGTTCAATTATTATGAATTCTTCTATCTGTGCTTTCGTTGCTGTTCCCAAATCTTCAGGAGCATATAGCGCCGCAAAAGGTGGTGTCAATCAATTAGTAAAATCCCTAGCGGTCGAATTAGCTAGTCACAAAATTCGAGTCAATGCTTTTGCACCGGGGTATATGAATAATATGATGGAAGGAACAGAAGGTTTACGTTCAACTTCGGATGAAATGGACGAATTATATACTAGAATTCCCATGAAACGAACCGGAGATTTAGAAGAGTTAATTGGTCCTGTCGTGTTTTTAGCATCCGAAGCTTCCTCTTATGTAACTGGAGCAATTTTAATGGTAGATGGAGGTTATACCGCTATTTAG
- a CDS encoding non-ribosomal peptide synthetase, giving the protein MVTPQQSRVSKKDIESIYPLSPMQQGMLFHSLYNPESKTYLSQIQITLQGNLDINAFQQAWQKVVDRHSILRTCFAWKKTKQPLQVVRKNVTLPWFNQDWRSHSPAEQETKFQELLTSDKEQYFELDKVPLIRCHLIRFEDQKYEFIHTGHHILLDGWATAILLKEVFDFYAGLINYQPVNLPTPRPYQDYINWLQQQDQTEAERFWRKNLQGFTSPTPLVVDKPLNPLVTQSKNYLHQKLKLSPEITSRLKLLAQEYRLTLSTLIQGAWALLLHHYSSESDIVFGATVSGRPPNFTGIESMVGMFLNTLPVRIQIESQLELLTWFQQLQQEHLEREQYSYSSLIDIQKWSEIPSPHSVFESFVVFENLPFSDNDSQNLGGLQVGEMQDYGNADYPLTVIVTPGEALSIKIIYPQERFENDTIERMLGHFKTLLEGIAINPHRRIQDLPLLTEAEGQLLLIEWNKTAPETPLKQCVHQLFEQQTLKTTSAIAVVFQEQQLTYQELNESANQLAHYLQKIGVSFQSLVGICLERSVNMVIAVLAVLKVGGVCVPLDPTYPQERLSYILQDTQIKTLLTQKDCQSLLNSETISQRILLDEQGSEIALEPKTNLDNPVSLKDLAYIIYSSGSTGVPKGIMILHQSLTNIIEHHQAKMSPERNFLQFAPFNFDVSYHEMFAAWCLGGSLFIVPEDARLDLAKISQLLANNPIYKAILPVTLLQQLIETYSEETYLFANLREIISAGEQLQITPAMISAFKKLEHCTLYNFYGPTEADIVTSYTFDPNPELWPKYIPIGKPAINVQVYILNSHLQPVPIGVTGELYVAGGGLARGYFNNPQLTKEKFIANPFSDNSLLYKTGDLARYLPNGDIEYLGRIDDVVKVRGYRIELGEVETILNQHPQIAQAIATVQGETAREKYLAAYFIPRPGETVNQVELRHFLENWLPDYMIPSAFVVMESFQLSPNGKVDRKVLPIPDKNPLSLTQNYVAPRTAIEEVLAEIWAEILEVERVGIEDDFFLLGGHSLKAIQLISKIRQTLEIEISVRQLFNHSTISQLTQVMIELVGNEGLLNEIAVTVQEISRLSPEEVQALLSQS; this is encoded by the coding sequence ATGGTAACACCTCAACAATCTAGGGTTAGTAAAAAAGATATTGAATCCATTTATCCCCTTTCTCCCATGCAGCAGGGGATGCTGTTTCATTCTTTATATAATCCAGAATCAAAGACGTATTTATCACAAATTCAAATCACCTTGCAAGGCAATTTAGATATTAATGCGTTCCAACAAGCTTGGCAAAAAGTAGTAGATAGACATAGTATTTTACGGACTTGTTTTGCTTGGAAAAAAACCAAACAGCCTTTACAAGTGGTTAGAAAAAATGTCACCTTGCCTTGGTTTAATCAGGATTGGCGATCACATTCTCCCGCCGAACAAGAAACTAAATTTCAGGAATTATTAACCTCTGATAAAGAGCAATATTTTGAATTAGATAAAGTCCCCTTAATTCGATGTCATTTAATTCGATTTGAAGATCAAAAATATGAATTTATCCATACTGGACATCATATTTTATTAGATGGTTGGGCAACAGCAATTCTGTTGAAAGAAGTTTTCGATTTTTACGCTGGACTCATCAACTATCAACCCGTCAATTTACCCACACCCCGCCCTTATCAAGACTATATTAATTGGCTACAACAGCAAGATCAAACTGAAGCCGAACGATTTTGGCGAAAAAATCTTCAAGGTTTTACCTCTCCAACTCCATTAGTCGTTGATAAACCGTTAAATCCTCTTGTTACTCAAAGTAAAAATTATCTTCATCAAAAATTAAAACTTTCTCCAGAAATTACCAGTCGTCTGAAATTACTCGCCCAAGAATATCGCCTTACTCTTTCTACCCTAATTCAAGGAGCTTGGGCTTTATTATTGCATCATTATAGTAGTGAATCTGATATTGTATTTGGGGCAACCGTTTCGGGACGACCGCCCAATTTTACTGGGATTGAATCGATGGTGGGGATGTTTTTAAATACCTTACCCGTTCGCATCCAAATTGAGTCTCAACTTGAATTATTAACTTGGTTTCAACAATTACAACAAGAGCATTTAGAACGAGAGCAATATAGTTATAGTTCTCTAATTGATATTCAAAAATGGAGTGAAATTCCGTCCCCTCATTCAGTTTTTGAAAGTTTTGTTGTCTTTGAAAATTTACCCTTTAGCGACAATGATAGTCAGAATTTAGGCGGTTTACAAGTCGGTGAAATGCAAGATTATGGCAATGCTGATTATCCCTTAACGGTTATTGTCACCCCAGGAGAAGCCTTAAGTATTAAAATTATTTATCCTCAAGAACGATTTGAAAATGACACCATTGAAAGGATGTTAGGTCATTTTAAAACCTTATTAGAAGGAATCGCCATTAATCCCCATCGTCGGATTCAAGACTTACCTTTATTAACGGAAGCTGAAGGTCAATTATTATTAATTGAATGGAATAAAACTGCACCCGAAACTCCCCTAAAACAGTGCGTTCATCAATTATTTGAGCAACAAACTCTCAAAACTACTTCAGCCATTGCCGTTGTTTTTCAAGAGCAACAATTAACCTACCAAGAACTGAATGAATCTGCTAATCAATTGGCTCATTATTTACAAAAAATTGGGGTGAGTTTTCAATCTTTAGTCGGGATTTGTTTAGAACGGTCTGTTAATATGGTAATTGCCGTTTTAGCAGTGTTAAAAGTAGGCGGTGTTTGTGTTCCCCTAGATCCAACCTATCCTCAAGAAAGACTTTCTTACATCCTGCAAGACACCCAAATCAAAACCTTATTAACCCAAAAAGATTGTCAATCTCTTTTAAACAGTGAAACCATTTCTCAACGGATTTTATTGGATGAACAAGGGTCAGAAATTGCCTTAGAACCCAAGACTAATCTTGACAACCCCGTGAGTTTAAAGGATTTGGCCTATATTATTTATAGTTCAGGCTCTACGGGTGTGCCAAAAGGGATTATGATCCTGCATCAATCCTTAACCAATATTATTGAGCATCATCAGGCGAAAATGTCACCGGAGAGAAATTTCTTACAATTTGCTCCCTTCAATTTCGATGTTAGCTATCACGAAATGTTTGCAGCCTGGTGTTTAGGGGGAAGCTTATTTATTGTTCCAGAAGATGCCCGCTTAGACCTTGCTAAAATAAGTCAATTATTGGCAAATAACCCTATTTATAAAGCGATTTTGCCCGTTACTTTGTTACAACAATTAATTGAAACCTATAGTGAGGAAACCTACTTATTTGCTAACTTGCGTGAAATTATTTCAGCTGGAGAGCAATTACAAATTACTCCAGCGATGATTTCTGCATTCAAGAAACTCGAACATTGTACGCTTTACAATTTTTATGGCCCGACAGAAGCGGATATCGTTACCAGTTATACCTTTGACCCTAATCCTGAGCTTTGGCCGAAGTATATTCCCATTGGTAAACCCGCGATTAATGTGCAAGTTTATATTTTAAATTCCCATCTTCAACCTGTACCCATCGGAGTCACTGGCGAGTTATATGTTGCGGGTGGCGGTTTAGCGCGGGGTTATTTCAACAATCCCCAATTAACCAAAGAAAAATTTATTGCTAATCCCTTTAGCGATAATTCATTGCTGTATAAAACTGGAGATTTAGCTCGTTATTTACCCAATGGAGACATTGAATATTTAGGAAGAATTGATGATGTGGTCAAAGTTAGAGGTTATAGAATTGAATTAGGGGAAGTAGAAACTATTTTAAATCAACATCCTCAAATTGCCCAAGCCATTGCTACAGTTCAGGGAGAAACCGCCAGAGAAAAATATTTAGCCGCTTATTTTATTCCCCGTCCAGGTGAAACCGTAAACCAAGTTGAATTACGTCATTTTCTTGAAAACTGGCTACCCGATTATATGATTCCCTCTGCTTTTGTGGTGATGGAATCTTTTCAACTCAGTCCTAACGGTAAAGTTGATCGAAAAGTCTTACCAATACCCGATAAAAACCCCTTATCGTTAACTCAAAATTATGTCGCTCCTCGAACTGCAATTGAAGAAGTTTTAGCAGAAATTTGGGCAGAAATTTTAGAAGTCGAACGAGTTGGGATTGAAGACGATTTCTTTCTGTTAGGTGGGCATTCTTTAAAAGCGATTCAACTGATTAGTAAAATCCGTCAAACCTTAGAAATTGAAATTTCTGTGCGCCAACTTTTTAATCACTCAACTATCAGCCAATTAACTCAAGTCATGATTGAATTAGTGGGTAATGAAGGTTTACTGAATGAAATTGCCGTAACAGTTCAAGAAATTTCTAGACTTTCACCAGAAGAAGTTCAAGCTTTATTATCTCAAAGCTGA
- a CDS encoding putative capsular polysaccharide synthesis family protein — protein MNTQTKLSNQALNYYPIADKQFFPVYSYMNNRINMWNTERKLKQELLNNSSVIFVYQMGKVGSMSTYLTLKKHLQNQAIYHIHNLNSEHFSKIWKTMQLEKHYHAFTFGHSCMTKYLSEHIEEIKNQKNIKIITGVREPIARNISWFFQVIHCQSVFPEFFIKYQEGLITMDEIIKKFWSQKFVYGKQFDWFEEELQPVFGIDIASIDFPKEKGYAIANFPDRNIDLLVLKLEKLDSCLKEALETFLGVENLDCERLDRADFLEADDYLIYDNLRKSLTFSDEYLEEIYDQPLVSHFYTDEEINKFKLKWSSQR, from the coding sequence ATGAACACACAAACTAAACTCTCAAACCAAGCTCTTAACTATTATCCCATCGCAGATAAACAGTTTTTTCCCGTGTATTCCTATATGAATAATAGGATTAATATGTGGAATACAGAAAGAAAATTAAAACAAGAACTTCTCAATAATTCTTCAGTCATATTTGTTTATCAAATGGGGAAAGTCGGTTCAATGAGTACCTATTTGACCCTAAAAAAACATCTGCAAAATCAAGCTATTTATCATATTCATAATCTGAATTCAGAACATTTCTCAAAAATTTGGAAAACAATGCAACTGGAGAAACATTATCATGCTTTTACCTTTGGGCATTCCTGTATGACCAAATATTTAAGCGAACACATTGAGGAAATTAAAAATCAAAAAAATATTAAAATTATTACTGGAGTCCGAGAACCCATCGCCCGTAATATTTCTTGGTTTTTTCAAGTCATTCATTGTCAATCTGTTTTTCCTGAATTTTTTATAAAATATCAAGAAGGATTAATCACAATGGATGAAATTATTAAAAAATTTTGGTCTCAAAAATTTGTTTATGGAAAGCAGTTTGACTGGTTTGAAGAAGAATTGCAACCAGTTTTCGGCATTGATATCGCTTCCATTGATTTTCCGAAAGAAAAAGGTTATGCGATTGCGAATTTCCCAGACAGAAATATTGACTTATTAGTCTTAAAATTAGAAAAACTTGATTCTTGCTTAAAAGAAGCCCTAGAAACTTTTTTAGGTGTTGAAAATTTAGATTGTGAACGACTTGACCGAGCAGACTTTTTAGAAGCGGATGACTATCTCATCTATGATAATTTAAGAAAGAGTCTCACCTTTAGTGATGAATATTTAGAAGAAATTTATGATCAACCATTAGTGAGTCATTTTTACACCGATGAAGAAATTAACAAATTTAAACTCAAGTGGTCTAGTCAACGTTAA
- a CDS encoding SDR family oxidoreductase, whose protein sequence is MDLGLKDKVALITGSSAGIGFTIAEKLAEEGCHLIICGRNSQRLEQAYQSLAQAYPVQEILSLVADVHQAQDSEQLIQDSLNQYGKIDILVNNSEGANFAENLIENLSDEDWLNVFQGKLMGYIRLTNLVLPIMKKQHWGRIVNIIGTSGKEPSPRLVKSGVVNAALMNFTKSVARQTAPYNVLINSVNPGVIDTPRHREYLEIYAKKQGTTPDLIREGILKTIPMNRIGTTEEFANLVVFLASECASYITGITIPIDGGLSSSAF, encoded by the coding sequence ATGGATTTAGGATTAAAAGATAAAGTGGCTTTGATTACGGGAAGTAGTGCGGGAATTGGGTTTACCATTGCTGAAAAATTAGCAGAAGAAGGCTGTCACTTAATTATTTGTGGTCGCAATTCCCAACGCTTAGAACAAGCTTATCAATCTCTGGCTCAAGCTTATCCTGTCCAAGAAATTCTGAGTTTAGTGGCTGATGTCCATCAAGCTCAAGATTCTGAACAATTAATACAGGACTCTTTAAATCAATATGGCAAAATTGACATTTTAGTAAATAATTCTGAAGGAGCTAACTTTGCTGAGAATTTAATTGAAAACCTTTCCGATGAAGATTGGTTAAACGTTTTTCAAGGAAAATTAATGGGTTATATTCGATTAACCAATTTAGTGTTACCGATTATGAAAAAACAACATTGGGGAAGAATTGTTAATATCATTGGGACATCGGGAAAAGAGCCATCTCCTCGTTTAGTTAAATCGGGTGTTGTCAATGCAGCTTTAATGAATTTTACCAAATCAGTAGCTAGACAAACCGCCCCCTATAATGTTTTAATTAATAGTGTTAACCCCGGCGTTATTGATACCCCTAGACATCGAGAATATTTAGAAATTTATGCCAAAAAGCAAGGAACAACCCCAGATTTAATCCGAGAAGGAATTCTAAAAACAATTCCCATGAATCGAATTGGTACGACTGAAGAATTTGCTAATCTCGTTGTATTTTTAGCTTCAGAATGTGCGAGTTATATAACGGGAATTACTATTCCCATCGATGGTGGTTTATCCTCGTCAGCATTTTAA